In uncultured Cohaesibacter sp., a genomic segment contains:
- a CDS encoding fructuronate reductase produces MTSDIFDAAKDTVKRPAYDRDKLTVRMCHIGFGAFHRAHQAVYTDQLIGMGKTEWAYREIELMGPTALLDGLAERGYLYTVVENGAEAQDARIVGSVIDHRHMANAGSEGIIEAISEDAIALVSITVTEKGYTLAANGGLDFENPMVKADLANPQAPKTVVGTLVAGLARRKAEGKKPFTILSCDNLPSNGHMTRRAVLDFARAVDAELAAWIEREARFPSTMVDRIVPAMTEESHQVLAACAGYGDPAGIVCEPFRQWVIEDDFVSGRPDWNLAGATFTKDVLPYENMKLRMLNGSHSFLAYLGYLGGYETIADTMGDAAYKKAAHDLMVKEQAPTLEAPEGVDLGDYADALIGRYCNPNIRHRTWQIAMDGSQKLPQRALESIAHHLKAGTPYPRLALLVAGWMNYVSGTDLQGQPIDVRDPLADRLRALASGDSAEAIVSGLMQKSGVFPEELAKSAPLQAALIEAYQSIRNKGVKQAIASLA; encoded by the coding sequence TGTGCCATATCGGCTTCGGCGCCTTTCACCGCGCCCATCAGGCCGTCTATACCGATCAGTTGATCGGCATGGGCAAGACTGAATGGGCCTATCGTGAGATCGAACTGATGGGACCCACCGCCCTGCTCGACGGTCTGGCCGAACGCGGCTACCTTTATACCGTGGTTGAAAATGGCGCAGAGGCCCAGGACGCCCGGATCGTCGGCTCGGTGATCGATCACCGGCACATGGCCAATGCTGGATCTGAGGGCATCATCGAAGCCATTTCCGAGGATGCCATTGCGCTGGTCTCGATCACCGTGACGGAAAAGGGCTATACGCTGGCCGCCAACGGCGGGCTTGACTTCGAGAATCCGATGGTCAAGGCCGATCTGGCCAATCCGCAAGCCCCGAAGACTGTTGTCGGAACGCTGGTTGCCGGTCTTGCCCGGCGCAAGGCCGAGGGCAAGAAGCCCTTCACCATCCTCTCCTGTGACAACCTGCCTTCCAACGGCCACATGACGCGGCGAGCGGTGCTCGACTTTGCCCGCGCCGTGGACGCAGAGCTTGCCGCATGGATTGAGCGAGAGGCCCGCTTCCCCTCCACCATGGTTGACCGCATCGTGCCTGCCATGACCGAGGAGAGCCATCAGGTTCTGGCCGCTTGCGCTGGCTATGGCGACCCGGCAGGGATCGTCTGCGAACCGTTCCGCCAGTGGGTCATCGAGGATGATTTTGTCTCGGGCCGCCCGGACTGGAATCTGGCCGGAGCGACCTTCACCAAAGATGTGCTGCCCTATGAGAACATGAAACTGCGCATGCTCAACGGCTCGCACTCCTTCCTTGCCTATCTTGGCTATCTGGGCGGCTATGAGACCATTGCCGATACCATGGGCGATGCTGCCTACAAGAAGGCGGCACACGACCTGATGGTCAAGGAGCAGGCGCCGACGCTCGAAGCACCGGAAGGGGTTGATCTTGGCGACTATGCCGATGCCCTGATCGGACGCTATTGCAATCCGAACATCCGCCATCGCACATGGCAGATTGCCATGGATGGCAGCCAGAAACTGCCTCAGCGGGCGCTGGAATCCATCGCCCATCACCTCAAGGCTGGCACACCCTACCCGCGGCTGGCCCTGCTGGTGGCAGGCTGGATGAACTATGTGAGCGGGACTGACCTTCAGGGTCAGCCGATCGATGTGCGAGATCCGCTCGCCGACAGGCTCAGGGCGCTCGCCAGCGGCGACAGCGCAGAGGCCATCGTCAGCGGCCTGATGCAGAAATCCGGCGTTTTCCCTGAAGAGCTGGCCAAGAGTGCCCCATTGCAGGCAGCCCTGATCGAGGCCTATCAATCCATCCGGAACAAGGGCGTCAAGCAGGCCATCGCGTCACTCGCCTAG
- a CDS encoding histidine phosphatase family protein: MSFPSLPQRTFCMIRHGQTTANRDFIVAGETDVPLSDLGREQASQLASLKWEMETVLYVSPKTRAQDTCRLAFPGRSFEIHQDLRERNWGEFEGKLVSELPARHAEPRDGETWDTLVERVHNAITECCTKTAARTPACLPVFVCHAGVIRAVMSMVGIGADAPSAPNATPLFFRWTGAGHEMVEQL, from the coding sequence ATGTCCTTCCCGTCCCTACCGCAACGCACCTTTTGCATGATCCGTCATGGGCAGACCACTGCCAACCGCGACTTCATCGTCGCAGGCGAAACCGATGTACCTCTGTCTGATCTGGGCAGAGAGCAGGCAAGCCAGCTCGCCAGTCTCAAATGGGAAATGGAGACTGTCCTTTATGTCAGCCCCAAGACCAGAGCACAGGATACCTGCCGTCTGGCCTTTCCTGGTCGCAGCTTCGAAATTCATCAGGATCTGCGTGAACGAAATTGGGGCGAGTTCGAAGGCAAGCTCGTCAGCGAGCTGCCGGCCCGCCATGCAGAACCAAGGGACGGTGAAACGTGGGACACACTGGTCGAGCGGGTTCATAACGCGATCACCGAATGCTGCACCAAAACGGCCGCCAGAACGCCCGCCTGTCTGCCCGTCTTCGTCTGCCACGCAGGTGTGATCCGCGCCGTCATGAGCATGGTCGGGATCGGTGCCGACGCACCATCCGCTCCCAACGCCACGCCGCTGTTTTTCCGCTGGACCGGTGCGGGCCATGAAATGGTCGAGCAGCTCTAG
- a CDS encoding TetR family transcriptional regulator, with protein sequence MSYLPKEQRRSEIIEAAIDVIQHQGLAAATVRNVAKVTASSPGQIHHHFDSADALRAEAFLCLWQRMKNEFLSQIKTTSPIEKLIANLGGCASPEIKEDFARLYKDLMEASRMSPAMQSVLIQIMNNSKTKHTELLRAAQEAGELHKNADAEQVAMSVLALSFGFGFMKDIGFTALDVHEIVRRQIDLVNRALSRPESPN encoded by the coding sequence ATGTCCTATCTACCGAAAGAGCAAAGACGCTCTGAAATCATTGAGGCGGCCATTGATGTCATTCAGCATCAGGGGCTGGCCGCAGCAACCGTCAGAAATGTGGCAAAGGTCACTGCCTCGTCTCCGGGGCAGATTCACCACCATTTTGACTCCGCTGACGCCTTGCGCGCGGAGGCATTTCTGTGTCTCTGGCAGCGTATGAAGAACGAGTTCCTCAGTCAAATCAAAACGACGTCACCAATCGAGAAACTGATCGCCAATCTTGGTGGCTGCGCGAGCCCTGAAATAAAGGAAGATTTCGCCCGTCTCTACAAGGACCTTATGGAAGCTTCCCGGATGAGCCCGGCCATGCAGTCGGTTCTCATCCAGATCATGAACAACAGCAAGACCAAGCACACCGAGTTGCTGAGGGCTGCGCAGGAGGCCGGTGAGCTTCACAAGAACGCGGATGCCGAACAGGTTGCCATGTCGGTTCTGGCGCTGTCCTTCGGGTTCGGTTTCATGAAGGACATCGGTTTCACCGCCCTTGATGTGCATGAGATCGTCCGACGGCAGATCGATCTGGTCAATCGCGCACTCTCCCGACCCGAATCCCCCAACTAA
- a CDS encoding efflux RND transporter periplasmic adaptor subunit: MPHSSRNHLLAVALGLAFGLSLAPSISMAQGAQRPPAMVTTKEIKPETVTISEELPGRVSAFRTADIRPQVGGILEKRLFEQGIDVKENQPLFEIASETYEAQVENARAALTSAEASLDLANIKLDRARQLFEKQSASQQTYDSAQAEAKSAEASVAAARATLKAQQINLDFTTVRSPIPGRIGAALVSEGSLVSANQPQALATVQQVDKVYVDLRRSALDLLKMQKMANLAPDTSSIEILGVDGTAYKQKGQPIFTDVTVDESTGDVTMRVLVDNPDQDLLPGMFVRALVPLQTVENALLVPQQAIIRGLSGDARIVVVDGEGKAHFRDVVLGELVKRSYIVTEGLEPNETVIIRGQTRVAQDGAQVNATPAEQPKQ; the protein is encoded by the coding sequence ATGCCTCATTCTTCCAGAAACCATCTTCTCGCCGTTGCGCTTGGCCTTGCGTTTGGTCTCTCTTTGGCTCCATCCATCAGCATGGCTCAAGGCGCCCAGCGTCCCCCTGCAATGGTGACGACCAAGGAAATCAAGCCTGAAACGGTCACCATCAGCGAAGAGCTGCCCGGTCGCGTTTCAGCCTTCCGCACGGCAGACATCCGCCCTCAGGTTGGCGGCATTCTTGAGAAACGCCTGTTTGAACAGGGTATTGACGTCAAGGAAAACCAGCCTCTTTTCGAGATCGCTTCGGAAACCTACGAAGCACAGGTTGAAAATGCACGCGCTGCATTGACCAGCGCCGAAGCGTCACTCGATCTTGCCAATATCAAGCTTGATCGTGCCAGACAGCTGTTCGAGAAGCAATCGGCCAGCCAGCAGACCTATGATAGCGCTCAGGCCGAAGCCAAGAGCGCTGAGGCGAGCGTCGCCGCAGCGAGGGCCACCTTGAAGGCCCAGCAGATCAATCTTGATTTTACCACGGTGCGATCTCCTATCCCGGGGCGCATTGGAGCCGCTCTTGTCAGTGAAGGCTCACTGGTGTCTGCCAACCAGCCTCAAGCGCTGGCAACGGTCCAGCAGGTTGACAAGGTTTATGTTGACCTGCGCCGGTCTGCGCTTGATCTGCTCAAGATGCAGAAAATGGCCAATCTGGCCCCAGATACTTCGTCCATCGAGATTCTTGGCGTTGATGGCACTGCCTACAAGCAAAAGGGCCAGCCAATCTTTACCGACGTCACGGTGGATGAATCCACCGGCGATGTGACCATGCGTGTTCTGGTTGACAATCCAGACCAGGATCTGCTCCCGGGCATGTTCGTGCGTGCACTGGTACCGCTCCAGACCGTTGAGAATGCCTTGTTGGTTCCCCAGCAGGCCATTATTCGCGGCTTGTCGGGCGATGCGCGTATCGTTGTGGTTGACGGCGAGGGCAAAGCACATTTCAGAGATGTGGTTCTGGGCGAGTTGGTCAAACGAAGCTACATCGTCACGGAAGGTCTCGAGCCGAACGAGACTGTCATCATTCGTGGCCAGACACGCGTTGCTCAGGACGGTGCACAAGTGAATGCGACCCCTGCAGAACAGCCCAAACAGTAA